From the genome of Streptomyces spinoverrucosus:
TCGGCGTCGATGCCCGCGGCGTGCAGCTGCTGGTCGGGCGCCGCCGAACCCGGCATCGTACGCACCGCGAGACGCACCAGACGCGGCATGGGACGCCCGTCGAGGAAGGCGTCGAGGACGGCGTCGCCGAGACCGCCCTCCGGGTGGTGGTCCTCGACGGTGATCAGGCAGCCGGTGTCCTCGGCGGCCTGGCGCAGGGTGAGCCGGTCGACGGGCTTGACCGAGTACAGGTCGATCACCCGCACCTGGATGCCCGCTCGGTCCAGCGCGTCGGCGGCGGCCAGCGCCTCGGGCACGGTGACGCCCGCCGCGACGAGGGTCACCCGGTCGGTTTCGGAGGATCGCAGCACCTTGCTGCCGCCGACCGGGAAGTCCTCGTCGGGGCCGTAGATCACCTCGCTCTTGCCGCGCGAGGTGCGCAGGTAGCGGATGCCGTCCAGGTCGGCCATGGCGGCGACGAGCCGGGCGGTCTGGTTGGCGTCGCACGGGTACAGCACGGTCGAGCCGTGCACGGCCCGGAACATCGCCAGGTCCTCCAGGCCCATCTGCGAGGGCCCGTCCTGCCCGATCGCGACGCCCGCGTGCGAGCCGACCAGGTTGATCCCGGCCCCGCTGATCGAGGCCATGCGGACGAAGTCGTAGGCGCGCGTGAGGAAGGCCGCGAACGTCGAGGCGTACGGCACCCAGCCGCGCGAGGCGATGCCCACCGCGCCCGCGACCATCTGCTGCTCGGCGATGTAGCACTCGAAGAACCGCTCGGGGTGCTCCTTGGCGAAGGCCTCGGACCGCGTGGAGTCGCTCACCTCGCCGTCGAGGGCGACGACGTCACCGCGTCCGGTGCCGAGGGCGGCGAGCGCCTTGCCGTAGGCGTCCCGGGTCGCCACCTCCTCGCCCTGGTCGAAGCGGGGCAGCTCGACGTGCTCCTCCCGGACGGCGTGCAGCAGGCGCGCGGCCGGCGGCTCGTTCACATGGACACGCAGGTCTCGGGGGCCGCCGAGTTCGGCGATGGCCTCGTCGGCGTCGGGCAGCGGCTTGCCGTGCAGCCCCTCGCGGTCCTCGACCCCGTCGACGCCCTTGCCCTTGAGGGTGCGGGCGAGGACGGCGGTCGGCTGGCCCCTGGTCGAGATGGCCTCCCCGTACGCCCGGTCGATCGCGTCCACGTCGTGCCCGTCGACCTCGATGGTGTGCCAGCCGAACGCCTGGAAGCGGCGGGCGTAGGCGTCGAGGTCGTGGCCGTGCCGGGTGGGGCCGCGCTGGCCCAGCCGGTTGACGTCGACGATCGCGGTGAGGTTGTCCAGATGCTCGTACGAGGCGTGCTCGGCGGCCTCCCACACGGAGCCCTCGGCGAGCTCGCTGTCCCCGCACAGCACGTACACGCGGTAGTCCGTACGGTCGAGCCGCTTGCCGGACAGCGCGATCCCGACACCGACCGGCAGTCCCTGCCCCAGCGATCCGGTGGCCGTCTCGACCCAGGGCAGCCGCCGCGGCGTGGGGTGCCCTTCGAGCCGGCTGCCCAGCTTGCGGAAGGTGAGCAGCTCACCGTCGTCGATGGCGCCGGCCGCCTTGTAGGCCGAGTACAGCAGGGGCGAGGCGTGTCCCTTGGACAGCACGAAGCGGTCGTTGCCCGGGTGGTCCGGGCGGTCGAAGTCGTAGCGCAGGTGGTGGGCCAGGAGTACGGCCATCAGATCGGCGGCGGACATCGACGACGTCGGATGCCCGGAGCCTGCGGCGGCGGAGGCCCGCACGCTGTCCACGCGCAACTGCTGGGCCAGCTCGACGAGTTCGCGGGTGTTCATCGGTCTCCTTCGTCGGGGGTGTCGATGCGCTTCACGGGGCCCGGGGAGGGGTGGTCCGTACCGGACTTCGGGGCAGGCTTGCCCGACTCGGGGCCGGGCTGGTTCTTGGCGGGTTCGCCACCGGGCTGGTTCTTCGCGGGCTCCCCGCCGGGCTGGTTCTTCGCGGGCTCCCCGCCGGGCTGGTTCTTCGCGGGCTCCCCGCCGGGCTGGTTCTTCGCGGACTCGGGGTCCGCATCAGGGGCAGCGGCAGCCCCGGGCCCCGTCCGGGCTCCAGCCGCCACCTCAGCGCCGGCCGGCGCCCCGGCGCCTCCCGGCACCCGCGCCAGTTCCGGCGACGCCGTGTCCAGCGGCACCGACCAGGATCGTACGAGCCCCAACTGCACGGCCTGGCGCGGCAGTACGGCGTCCAGCAGCCAGTCGGCCGCAACCCGCACCCGGTTCCCCGGCATGGCGGCGAGATGGTAGCCGCGGGTGACCGCCCCGGCGGCGACCCCGGACAGCGGCACTCCCAGCGGATTCGCCGCCGCCTTGGCGCCGCCCAGGTCGACCACGAACCCCATGTCCTTGTGCCGGTAGGCCCGCCGCTCCCCCTCGCCGAACGACGCGGCGATGTTGTGGGCGCACACCTTGCCGTGCCGCCAGGCGTGCTGTGCGGTCATCGGCGTGTACTGACCGGGCTTGTCGAGGTCGGGCACGGCGGCGGCGTCCCCGCAGGCGAACACCTCGGGACGGCCCGGCACTTGCAGGTGCGGGTCGACGAGCAGCCGCCCGCGTTCCATCGGCAGATCGAGGGACTCGACGAGTGGGTCGGGCCGTACGCCCACGCACCACACGAGCGTGCGGGTCTCGACGTACTCCCCGTCGGTCAGCAGCACCCCGCCGTGCGTGGCCTCCTTCACGGAGGTCCCCATCCGCACGTCGACGCCGCGTTGGCGCAGCACCCGGTCGGCGGTGCGGGAGAGCCGTTCGTCCAGTTCGGGCAGGACGCGCTCGGCGATGTCCAGCAGGAGCCAGCGCGGCCGCATGCCCTCCCGCAGGGGGTGCTTGCGCACCTGGGCGTCGGTGAACATCTGCCCGTGCGCGGCGACCTCGGTCCCGGTGTAGCCGGCGCCGACCACCACGAAGGTGCAGCGCGCGGCACAGCTCTTGGGGTCGTCGGCGGCGGCCGCCAGCTCCACCTGCCGGGTCACGTGGTCGCGCAGGTAGAGCGCCTCGGGCAGGCCGCGGAAGCCGTGGGCGTGCTCGGCGACGCCGGGTATGGGCAGCAGCTTGTTGACGCTGCCGGCGGCGAGCACCAGCCGGTCGTACTCCAGCGTGCCGCCCCCGCCCTCGGGGTCGGAGTAGTGCACGGTCCGCGCGTCGAGGTCGATGCCGTCGGCCTCGCCGAGGACGAGCCGCACCCGGGGCAGGGTGCCGGAGAGGGAGACGGTGACGCGGCGCGGCTCCAGGATCCCGGCGGCCACCTGCGGCAGCAGCGGCAGATACAGGAAGTAGTCGGTCGGGTTGAGCAGGGTGATGTCGGCCCTGTCCCGGGCCAGCCGCGACAGGACGCGGGCCGTGCGGTAGCCGGCGAAGCCGGCACCGACGATCACGATGCGGGGTCGACTCACGGTTTCGCCTCCGGCGGTCGTCTCGTACGAGGTTTTCCGCGTCCCCCTGGTCAGGGCGCCCAAACCCGGACGGACCCCGCGTTCGGCCCGGCGTTTGGCGCCCGGGCGGCCGGATACCCGGCCGCTGACCCCCCACCCCCTGACGCGGAGGTGTCCCCCATGCCCGAGTACGGCTATTTCCTGGCCTGTGAGGAGTTCGGCCCCGCGGACCTCGTCGAGCAGGCGAGGATGGCCGAACAGGCCGGATTCCAGGCCCTGTGGATCTCGGACCACTACCACCCCTGGAACGACGCGCAGGGGCAGAGTCCGTTCGTGTGGTCGGTGATCGGCGCGATCTCCCAGGCGGTGTCCCTGCCGATCGAGACCGCGGTGACCTGCCCGACGGTCCGTATCCACCCGGCGGTGGTGGCGCAGGCCGCCGCGACCAGCGCGGTAATGACGAACGGCCGCTTCCGCCTCGGGGTGGGCACGGGCGAGGCGCTCAACGAGCACATCGTCGGCCACACCTGGCCGCCCGCCTCCGTCCGGATGGACATGCTGGAGGAGTCCATCCAGGTGATGCGCAAGCTGTTCACGGGCGAGGAGATCAGCCACTACGGCACGCACTACAAGGTGGAGAACGCCCGCCTGTACACGGTCCCCGACGAGCCCGTCCCGATCGACATCTCCGGCTTCGGCCCGCAGGCCACGGCCCTCGCGGCCCGCGTCGGCGACGGCTACATCACGATGACGCCCGAGGAGTCGATGGTGGAGCAGTTCCGCAAGGGCGGCGGGGGCGCGAAGCCGGTGAGCGGCGGCACGAAGGTCTGCTACGGCACCGACCGCGACGAGGCGGTCCGTACGGTCCGCCGGTTGTGGTCGAACCAGCTGCTGCCCGGTGAGATGGGCCAGATCCTGCCCTCGCCGCGCCACTTCGAGCAGCTGCAGCCGCTGATCACCGAGAAGATGATCAGCGAGAACACGGTCTGCGGCGACGACGTCGACGAACACGTCTCCGCCCTCAGCGCCTTCGCCGACGCCGGCTTCGACCGCGTCTACGTCAACCAGATCGGCCCCGACCAGCGCGCCTTCTTCGACTTCTACCGCACGAAGGTGCTGCCCCAGCTCCAGCAGAGCCACTGATGCCGTGCCTGAGTGCCCTCAGCCCCGCCGTGCCCTCAGCCTCGCCGCAACTGCGCCCAGCCCCCGCGACGCAGCCCGGCCGTCAGCACGGCCCCCAGCCCGCCGCCGGCCAGCAGCCATCCGACCCGCCCCCTGTTCACCGAGGCCCACCCCTGCCGGCTCCGCGACAGCGCCTCCTCGTCGAAGCGCCCGTGCGCGCCGAAGTCCCGCCCGTGCGGCCCGTCCGCCGGGGTCCAGAGGTTGCCCACCCCACCGTGCTCCCCCGGGTCCTGCTGTGCGTCGAAACCGGTCCGGGCGAGATACCGCTCCAGCAGTCCGGGAGCGACGGCGTTGGCGATCAAGGTGCCCACGGTCGAACCGCCCACCCAGTACTCCCGCCGCCGCCCGTGCCGCGCCGCGTGCACGATCGCCCGCGCCGCGACCTCCGGCTGGTACACGGGAGGCACCGGCCGGGCCCGCCCCGGCATCCGGTTGAGCACCCAGTCGAACTGCGGGGTGTTGATCGCGGGCAGCTGCACCATCGTCGTCCGCACCTTGCTGCCCTGGTGCAGCAGCTCGCACCGCAGCGACTCGTTGAAGCCCTGGATCGCGTGCTTGGACCCGCAGTACGCCGACTGCAGGGGGATCCCCCGGTACGCCAGCGCCGAACCGACCTGCACGACCGTGCCCCGGTCCCGGGGCAGCATGTGCCGCAGCGCGGCCCGCGTACCGAACACATAGCCGAGATACGTCACTTCGGTCACCCGCCGGAACTCGTCCGGCGTGATCTCCGTGAACGGCGCGAACACTCCGGCGAAGGCGTTGTTGACCCACACGTCGATCCGTCCGAAGGCGTCCACGACCTGCTCGGCGGCGTCGTCGACGGCCTTGGCGTCGGCCATGTCCACCGGCACGACGAGCGCCTCACCGCCGGCGCGCTGCACCTCGTCCGCCGCCGCGGCGAGCCCCTCGCGCCCGCGGGCCAGCAGGGCGACCCGGTCACCCCGCGCGGCGAAGGCCACCGCCGTGGCCCGGCCCACCCCGCCGCTCGCTCCGGTCACGACGACGGCCCTGCCCCGTCCGATCGGTGTGCGCACCCCGCATCACGCCCGGTGGTGCGGGCTCTCGGGGTCGATGCGGTCCGGCGGCGGCATCGGGCCCGGCGTGGGTGCGCCCGGCCCCGGCGTGTCCGCCCCCGGCGCTCGGGTCGGCGCGGCGGCCTCTCCGGGCGGGGTGGGCGGGACGGGCGGCACCGGCGGGTACGGCGCGTTGCCGAGTCCGCCGGGCGGGGCGGCGCCGTGCGCGCGGTCCCGTTCCGCCGCCAGTTCGGCGGCGCGCCCGTGCGGCGTCCCGGCGTGCGGCTTGGCGGCGCCGCGCAGCAGGTAGGCGACGACTCCGAGGATCGCCGCGGTGATCAGCGCGGCCGCCCAGCCCGGCAGGACGAGGGCGAGTGCCAGTCCGACCGTGAGGGCGACGGCCGCGCCCGCGTACAGGGCGACGGCTCCGGACGCGGCGTACAGCGTGGCCTTGCGGCGCTGCTTGCGGGTCTGCTGGCGCAGTTCGTCGCGGATCGTCTCCCGCGCGACCTGTGCCAGCTCGTCGACCAGATGCTTGTCCAGGTGCTCCAGATGATCCATGCGGTCCATGGCAGCCGGGTACCCGTGCGCAACTGCGCGTAACGCCTCAGGGTGCGGGCGGCCGCATCCGGAAGTCGTACCGCTCGGGCAGCGGACCGCTCCCGAGCCGCTCCCACAACCGCCCGACGACCTCGTCCCCTTCCCGCAGATCGGCCACCTCGAAGCCCGCCTCGAACGCCGCGCGGGCCTCCTCGGTCCGCCCCTCGGCGACCAGCAGCTCGGCCTCCAGCAGCCGGAACCGCCCCCGCGCCCGCGTCGCCGGATGCAGCCGCTCCCACACGCCCCGCGCCTGCTCCGGACGCCGTACGTCGAGCAGTGCCCCGATCGCCTCGCGTCCCAGCGCCGCCGTGGCCGCCGTCCACGCCTCTCCGTCGTCCCGCCGCTCCCGGCACAGGTCGTCGAAGGCCTCCGCGTACCGGTCGGCGGCCCGCTCGGGGTTGCCGTTCTCCTGGTCCGCGACCGCCAGGCAGCGCAGCAACGGCCACAGCGAGGGCGCCAGTTGGAGGGCCCGCTCCCAGCTGCGCACGGCCTGCGCCCGGTCCCCGGCGTGCCACTGCGCGACCCCGAGGTGGTACTCGGCGAGCGGGGTCGCGGGCGCCGTCTCCAGCATGTCCCGCCAGTGCGGTCCGACCAGCGTCTCTCCCGGCGGCCGTACCCGGCGCGGTTCGGGCAGGGACCCGGCCCGCAGCAGGTGCAGCCACGGCGCCTGGGCGTCCCCGAGGGTGTCCTCCCCGAAGGGGGTGCCCGGCAGCTTCCAGCCGCCCCGCAGCACTTCGAGCGCACCCCAGCCCGAGCCGACGGCGACCACCTCGCCGGGCTCGGCGTCGGCACACGGCTTCCACGCCTCGTACGCCGCCACCACGTCGGCGCTCGGCAGCACCCTCTCCAGCCGCGCCTCGGCGTCGCGGATCACCTCGCCCCAGTCGTCGCCCTCCGGGGCGGCGCTGAGCGGCCCGTACGCCTCCAGCCAGGACACCTCGCTCTCCGCCTCCAGCCGTACGTGCTCCAGCTGGGTGCGGGCGAGCCCGGCCTGGATCTCGCAGTAGCCGCCGGTGCCGGGCTCGGTGAGCCACTGCTGCCAGCGCCGCCCGCCGCTGCCCGCGCCCCACACGAACAGCTTGCGTCCGCGCAAGCCGTCGGTGGACGTCTGCACCAGCCCGTGCCCGTCGGCGTCGAGCGCGGCGATCCAGGGCCGCCCGCCCTTGGGCAGCTCGTAGAAGTAGTCGGCGGCGTAGGCGCTGTTCAAGGGGTACGTCCGGTCGATTCCGTCGTACACGGGGACGGGGACGGGGACGCGGCGCAGCCGGCGTTCGTAGCCGAAGTGCCAGGCCGCCTCGGCCGGGGCCAGTACCCGGCACTCCTCGGGGACGGCGATGTTGGACCACCAGTACGTCGGCATGGGCCGCTCGTGCGGGTTGCGGACGCGGACGCCGACGTGGAGGAAGTCGGAGCCGTCGGGCAGCCAGAGGTCGACCTGGAAGGGCAGGTCGCGCAGGCGTTCCCACTCCCACAGGCGCAGCATCTCCCCGCCGTCGGGGGCGGGCACGCGCGCGGCGTGCAGGGGTGAGCAGGACAGGGTGGTGTGGCCGGTGGCGCCGATGTTCCATTCGACGCCGCCGGAGAACCAGGCGCCGTTGAGGGCGAAGTTGGCGGGCTGGAACACCGGGTTGCGGTAGAGGAGTTCACGGCCGGTCGGCAGGTGGACCAGCGAGACCAGCCGCCCGCCGAGGGCGGGGAGCACGGTGGCGCGCAGCCGGTCGTTCTCGATCACCACGGCGTCGAAGTCCCTCGGGGCGCGGGCCCGTTCGTAGCCGTCGCGGACCCGCACGGGCAGCAGGCCGCGCAGCGGCGCGTACCCGACCTGCCGTGCCATGTCGCGCGGCAGGGCCTCGCGGTCCCGGTCGTCGATGTGGTGCACCTCGTCGAGGGGGCGCAGCGGGGGAAGGGGGTAGTCCGGCCCCAACTCGGCGGCCGGCAGTGTCACTACGTCACGTCGGATCGTCGTCACGCCGACCATGGAACCCGCCCGCCGCCGAACTGACCAGGGGATCCGCCGGTCAGGATTGCGCAAAGGCGTCCACGACGACGTCCGCCAGCAGCGCGCCCGCCGTGCCCTCGGGGTCGAGGTCGGGGTCGTAGATGGTGATGTTGAGGCCGACGCAGTGCGGTGAGGCGAGCAACGGGCGCAGCAGCGCGACGAGTTCGGCGGGGAGCAGTCCGTCCGGGTCGGGGCTGTCGACGGCGGGCATCACGCTCGGGTCGAGCACGTCGGCGTCCAGGTGCACCCAGAAGCCCCGCACTTGGGGGACCTGGAAGGCCTCGGCGGTGGCCCGTGCGAGCGCCTCCGCGCCCCACTCGCGCACGTCCCCGACGGTCACGACGGGGATCTTCAGGGCGGCGAGATCCGTACGTTCCGGGTCGGCGTCGCGGATCCCGAAGAGCCGTACGTCCTCGTCCCGCAGATAGGGCTTGAGCCCTTCCAGGTTCGTCAGGTCCTCCTGGCCCCGCCCGGTGGCCAGCGCCAGCTCCTCGCCGCCGGCCGCGCCGACGTGGTCGGAGTTGCCGGGGTGCCGGAAGTCAGCGGAGGCGTCGACGGCCGCCAGCCCGTACCGGCCGATCCGGCGCAGGGCGAGGGACGCGCCGAGCTGGATGGAGCAGTCACCGCCGAGCACGAGCGGGAAGTCCCCGGCGCGCACATGGCGCTCGATCCGGTCGGCCAGCCTGCGCGTGTACGAGGCGATGGCGGCGGCGTTGAACACCCCGTCGCCCTCCTGCCAGTCCCCCCGGTCGTAGCGCGGCGGCACGACCACCCCGCCCTCCAGCGCGCCCAGCCGCTGCACGATCCGCTGTTCGCGCAGCGCCCCGGCGAGCTTGTAACAGCCGGGCACGGTGCCGGGGGCGGGCGGGCGCAGACCCAGGTTGGAGGGGGCGTCGATCACCACGATATTCCGCATGGGCCGCATCCTTCCCGACGTAGAGTCAGGTCTTCAACGGCATTTACGCAAGAAAGCGAACGTATGAGCGAGAAGCACACCTACCGGGTCATCGTCCGGGGCTCCTGGGACGGGCTGACCGACGAGGCCCGGGCCCGGCTGCTGGCGGAGGCCGCCGACCACGGGATGCCGAGCATGCGGTTCACCGAGGAGGGGACGCTGTCGTACGAGGCGTCGCCGCTGAAGCACTTCTCGATGCGGTACGTGGTCGTGTCCGACGCCGAGGACGGCGAGGAGATGGCGGCCGCGCTCGCGGAGGAGCGCGCCGAGGCGACCCTGCGCGGGCTCGGCTGCGACTTCCGGGGACTGCGCTCGACGGTCACCGACCTCGACACCATGAAGATCAACCACAAGCCCGCGTCTCGACGGTGAGCGCCCAGCGTTCGTGGTCCCGCCAGGCGCCGCCGATGTAGAGCATGTTGGGCGAGAACCCCTCCCGGCGGAATCCGCAGGCGCGGGCCAGGGCGATGGAGGCGGTGTTGCCCGGCTGCACGTTGATCTCCAGCCGGTGCAGCCGCATCGGCCCGAAGGCGTGGCCGATCACGAGGTTCAGCCCTTCGCGCATCAGGCCCCGCCCGGCGGCGTGTGCGAAGGCGCCGTATCCGAGAGCACCGCTCTGGAAGGCGCCGCCGACGATGTTGTTGATGTTGATGTATCCGGCGAGGGCTCCCGTGTCCGTCTCGCACACCAGGAACCCCGCCTTCGTCGGGTCCTCGATCAGCCGGCCGGCATAGCGGGCGTACACCTCGGCGCTCTCCGGCGGGAAGAGCCACGGCTGGTGCAGATCCTTGCTCTCCCGGACCCGGGCCGTGAACTCGGCGCCGTCCTCGTAGGTGAAGTGGCGTATGCCCACGCGGGGGCCCTCGGCGAGGTAGCGGGACGCGATGTGCGGCATCCCGCCACCCTACGACCGGCCGTGCGCGGCGTCAGTCGCGGACCACGGGCAGCTGCAGCACCCCGGTGTCGCCGGGCGCGCTCACCACGGTCACCGGCTTGGTCCCCCGGTTGCCGAAGTACGCCCCGTCACTCGCCGCGATCACGAACCGCAGCCGGTGACCCTGCTCGTAGCGGTGCACGATCCCCGGCAGCGTCACGGTGAACGGCCGGCGCACGTCCGGCACCCGGACCGGCGCGACCAGCCGGTGCACCAGCGTCTGCGTGCCGTCCGGGGCGACGTCGTACAGCTTGGCGAAGAGCACCAGCTTGTCGGCGGCGTCCCCGGAGTGCTGGGTCCGCTCGGCCTTCGGCGACACCACCTTCAGCGTGGCCTGGGGTGCCCCGACGACGTCCACGGCCCGGGCGAGCGGCTCACTGGTCCAGCCGAGGTGGGTGCCCTTGGTGTCGTACGGCGCCGGGTCCGGCAGCCCGATCAGTCCGGCGAGGGAACTCTCCGAGTGGCTCGTGGGGATCAGCCAGTTGGTGTACGTCCGGCTGCCCCGCGCCACCTTCCTGCGGTTGTCGACGAGCTTGCCGTCGCCGGAGAGGTACAGCTTCTGCCCGAGCACGGGCAGCCGGTCGGCGGTGGCGTACCGGCCGCCGGGGTCGCTCACCCAGTCCCGGTAGTAGGCGAAGGCGGGCCCGGTGTCGGTGCCGGTCCGCTTGTGCAGATAGCGGTCGAACCAGGCCAGGATCCGCCTGCCGACGTAACTGGTCTCCAGGTTGCCCGCGCCGAGGTTGAGTTCCCCGTCCGCCGGGCTGCTGGTGCCGCCGCTGTGCCCCCACGACTGCCAGATCATCTTCACCGGCGTGCCCCGGGCCCTGAGCGTCTGGTACGTCCGCGTCGCCTCGTTGAGGTTGAACAGGCTGTCGGCCTGGCCCTGGACCAGCAGCGTCGGTGCCTGGACCCGGTGCAGATAGGACACCGGGGAGACGCTGTGGGCGTAGTCGAGCAGCGCCTTGGTCCGGTCGGCCGGGTAGCTGCCGGAGTTGAGGGTGCGCACGGTGTCGCAGGCCTTGGTGACGAAGTGCAGGCAGGCCAGGGAGTTGATGCGGGACGGGTCGAGGCTCGGCTGGAGCAGCGGCTGGCCCTCGCCGATGAGGTAGAAGCCGTTGGTCCACTGCCACTTGAAGACGCCGGGCACCCGACCGGCGCCGACGGCGTTGTTCGGGTCGAGCGAGTACGCCAGGTTGTTCCAGGTGATCATCGGCACGAGCGCGTCGACGCGCTGGTCGACGGACGCCGTGGCGAGCTGGACGGCGCCGCCGTAGGAGCCGCCGATCATCCCGACGCGCGGGTCGCCCGGCCGGTCCAGGGTGACGAAGTCGACGCTGGTGCCGTCGTCGGCGGCGCGTTTGCCGGCCAGGAAGTCCAGCAGCTGGGAGGCGGCGCGGCCGTCGATGGCCGGGTCGTCGAGCGAGATGAGGCAGCCCGAGCGGCCGAAGCCGAGTCCGGAGTAGACGAGGCCGACATAGCCGCGCTGGGCGAAGTTCCTTCCGATGGCGTCGGTGGAGCCGTCGTTCTTGCTGCCGCCGAAGCCGTTCGTGCCGAGGACTGCGGGGGCGGGGTGGGCGCTGTCCACGTCCGCGGGCCGGTAGAGGTCGGCGTCGATCGTGCAGGTGCGGCCGCCCGCCTGGACGGTGAACTTCAGGGCGGTGACGGAGTACTGGCCGGTCGCGGCGGTGGCGGGAGCGGTGAGTGCGAGGGGTGCGGTGAGCGCGGCGCCGAGAGTGGCGGCGAGGACGGCACGGGATCTGGGCACACGTCGGGACACAAGACCTCCACGCTGAGGACAACCCGGATACCGACCAGTAAGTACTGGCCGGTTGACATGCTGTGACACGTGTCAGGCGGGGTCAATCACCGGGAAGGAGGTTTCTTGACGGAGATTCAGTTCGCTCGCTCAGCTCAGGGCGGGCGCGTCGAGTGTCAGCGTGCCCGCGTCCGCGTCCAGTTCGGCCGCGACTCCGAACGGAATCGTCAACGCCCCTTCGCAGTGCCCGAACCCGAACTCCTCCACGACCGGCACGCCGAGCCCGCCCAGCCGGTCGGCGAACACCCGGCGCAGGGTGTCGTACGGACCGCAGTCGAGCCACGAGCCGAGGGCGATCCCCGCGACCCCGTCGAGCCGTCCGGCGCGCAGCAGCTGGGTCAGGATCCGGTCGAGGCGGTACGCCTCCTCGCCCACGTCCTCGATCATCAGCAGCCCGCCACGGGCACCGCCGCGGGCGTACGGCGTGCCCAGCTCGGCCGCGAGCAGGCTCACGCAACCGCCGAACGTGACGCCCCGCGCCCGGCCGGGCACCAGCGCGCCGCCGCCGGAGGCGACGATCGTGCGGACGGTCTCCGGTGCGAACAGCGTGGCCTTGAGGTGGGCCTGCGCCCGCGCGTTCTTGATGAAGTCGACGCCGGCCGCCATCGGCCCGTGCAGGGTGACCAGGCCGAGCCGGGTGGCGAAGGCCTCGTGCAGCGCGGTGATGTCGCTGAAGCCGACGAACACCTTCGGCCCGGCCGCGCGCAGCGCGTCCCAGTCGAGCAGGTCGACCATCCGCTGCGTCCCGTACCCGCCGCGGGCGCACAGCACGGCGGCCACGGACGGGTCGCACCAGGCGGCCTGGAAGTCGGCGGCCCGGTCGGCGTCCGTGCCCGCCAGATAGCCGAACTCGCCGTGCCGGTCCAGTACATGGGGTGCCACCACCGGGTCGAGGTCCCAGCCGCGCAGCACGTCGAGCCCGGACTGCAGGCGCTCCTCGGGCACCGGCCCGCTCGGCGCGACGACGGCCACCCGGGCCCCGGGTGCCAGCCGGGGCGGTCGTGCCAGCTGCTTCACTTGGTCAGCTCCAACGTCGGGACACCGGGCGGATTCAGCCCGAACACCTGTGCGTACAGGGACAGCTCGGCCTCCAGCGCGCGGATCATGGTGTCGGCGCGCCGGAAGCCGTGGCCCTCGCCCTCGAACGCGATGTACGCGTGCGGGACGCGCCGGCCCTCCATCTGTTCGAGGAACCGCTCGCACTGCGCGGGCGGGCAGATCACGTCGTCCAGGCCCTGGAGCAGCAGGA
Proteins encoded in this window:
- a CDS encoding transketolase — its product is MNTRELVELAQQLRVDSVRASAAAGSGHPTSSMSAADLMAVLLAHHLRYDFDRPDHPGNDRFVLSKGHASPLLYSAYKAAGAIDDGELLTFRKLGSRLEGHPTPRRLPWVETATGSLGQGLPVGVGIALSGKRLDRTDYRVYVLCGDSELAEGSVWEAAEHASYEHLDNLTAIVDVNRLGQRGPTRHGHDLDAYARRFQAFGWHTIEVDGHDVDAIDRAYGEAISTRGQPTAVLARTLKGKGVDGVEDREGLHGKPLPDADEAIAELGGPRDLRVHVNEPPAARLLHAVREEHVELPRFDQGEEVATRDAYGKALAALGTGRGDVVALDGEVSDSTRSEAFAKEHPERFFECYIAEQQMVAGAVGIASRGWVPYASTFAAFLTRAYDFVRMASISGAGINLVGSHAGVAIGQDGPSQMGLEDLAMFRAVHGSTVLYPCDANQTARLVAAMADLDGIRYLRTSRGKSEVIYGPDEDFPVGGSKVLRSSETDRVTLVAAGVTVPEALAAADALDRAGIQVRVIDLYSVKPVDRLTLRQAAEDTGCLITVEDHHPEGGLGDAVLDAFLDGRPMPRLVRLAVRTMPGSAAPDQQLHAAGIDAESIAAAVQLLVEQAVLR
- a CDS encoding NAD(P)/FAD-dependent oxidoreductase, giving the protein MSRPRIVIVGAGFAGYRTARVLSRLARDRADITLLNPTDYFLYLPLLPQVAAGILEPRRVTVSLSGTLPRVRLVLGEADGIDLDARTVHYSDPEGGGGTLEYDRLVLAAGSVNKLLPIPGVAEHAHGFRGLPEALYLRDHVTRQVELAAAADDPKSCAARCTFVVVGAGYTGTEVAAHGQMFTDAQVRKHPLREGMRPRWLLLDIAERVLPELDERLSRTADRVLRQRGVDVRMGTSVKEATHGGVLLTDGEYVETRTLVWCVGVRPDPLVESLDLPMERGRLLVDPHLQVPGRPEVFACGDAAAVPDLDKPGQYTPMTAQHAWRHGKVCAHNIAASFGEGERRAYRHKDMGFVVDLGGAKAAANPLGVPLSGVAAGAVTRGYHLAAMPGNRVRVAADWLLDAVLPRQAVQLGLVRSWSVPLDTASPELARVPGGAGAPAGAEVAAGARTGPGAAAAPDADPESAKNQPGGEPAKNQPGGEPAKNQPGGEPAKNQPGGEPAKNQPGPESGKPAPKSGTDHPSPGPVKRIDTPDEGDR
- a CDS encoding LLM class F420-dependent oxidoreductase; this translates as MPEYGYFLACEEFGPADLVEQARMAEQAGFQALWISDHYHPWNDAQGQSPFVWSVIGAISQAVSLPIETAVTCPTVRIHPAVVAQAAATSAVMTNGRFRLGVGTGEALNEHIVGHTWPPASVRMDMLEESIQVMRKLFTGEEISHYGTHYKVENARLYTVPDEPVPIDISGFGPQATALAARVGDGYITMTPEESMVEQFRKGGGGAKPVSGGTKVCYGTDRDEAVRTVRRLWSNQLLPGEMGQILPSPRHFEQLQPLITEKMISENTVCGDDVDEHVSALSAFADAGFDRVYVNQIGPDQRAFFDFYRTKVLPQLQQSH
- a CDS encoding SDR family oxidoreductase, translated to MRTPIGRGRAVVVTGASGGVGRATAVAFAARGDRVALLARGREGLAAAADEVQRAGGEALVVPVDMADAKAVDDAAEQVVDAFGRIDVWVNNAFAGVFAPFTEITPDEFRRVTEVTYLGYVFGTRAALRHMLPRDRGTVVQVGSALAYRGIPLQSAYCGSKHAIQGFNESLRCELLHQGSKVRTTMVQLPAINTPQFDWVLNRMPGRARPVPPVYQPEVAARAIVHAARHGRRREYWVGGSTVGTLIANAVAPGLLERYLARTGFDAQQDPGEHGGVGNLWTPADGPHGRDFGAHGRFDEEALSRSRQGWASVNRGRVGWLLAGGGLGAVLTAGLRRGGWAQLRRG
- a CDS encoding phage holin family protein → MDRMDHLEHLDKHLVDELAQVARETIRDELRQQTRKQRRKATLYAASGAVALYAGAAVALTVGLALALVLPGWAAALITAAILGVVAYLLRGAAKPHAGTPHGRAAELAAERDRAHGAAPPGGLGNAPYPPVPPVPPTPPGEAAAPTRAPGADTPGPGAPTPGPMPPPDRIDPESPHHRA
- a CDS encoding DUF5107 domain-containing protein, producing MVGVTTIRRDVVTLPAAELGPDYPLPPLRPLDEVHHIDDRDREALPRDMARQVGYAPLRGLLPVRVRDGYERARAPRDFDAVVIENDRLRATVLPALGGRLVSLVHLPTGRELLYRNPVFQPANFALNGAWFSGGVEWNIGATGHTTLSCSPLHAARVPAPDGGEMLRLWEWERLRDLPFQVDLWLPDGSDFLHVGVRVRNPHERPMPTYWWSNIAVPEECRVLAPAEAAWHFGYERRLRRVPVPVPVYDGIDRTYPLNSAYAADYFYELPKGGRPWIAALDADGHGLVQTSTDGLRGRKLFVWGAGSGGRRWQQWLTEPGTGGYCEIQAGLARTQLEHVRLEAESEVSWLEAYGPLSAAPEGDDWGEVIRDAEARLERVLPSADVVAAYEAWKPCADAEPGEVVAVGSGWGALEVLRGGWKLPGTPFGEDTLGDAQAPWLHLLRAGSLPEPRRVRPPGETLVGPHWRDMLETAPATPLAEYHLGVAQWHAGDRAQAVRSWERALQLAPSLWPLLRCLAVADQENGNPERAADRYAEAFDDLCRERRDDGEAWTAATAALGREAIGALLDVRRPEQARGVWERLHPATRARGRFRLLEAELLVAEGRTEEARAAFEAGFEVADLREGDEVVGRLWERLGSGPLPERYDFRMRPPAP